The Lysobacter enzymogenes genome window below encodes:
- a CDS encoding M949_RS01915 family surface polysaccharide biosynthesis protein: MAPIIWALLTGPASATGLQVAPLAGAEKADIAAYYKNGSRLLKALKYRDTDGSSRIVAIGANPNGEKFDARDDKSYTSMHAYGFVEDHGGQLSRWEIKEYHDMLCAVKVLTPLFDVIDAGDGQPLTMVPYWIPCDGLDATRVKLIMIYKDRKYAIRGQIPNQEEDEETREPGENFRELPAAVRKTALAYWAKVMAAAKKDGS; encoded by the coding sequence TTGGCCCCGATCATCTGGGCGCTGCTTACCGGACCGGCCTCGGCCACCGGCCTGCAAGTCGCGCCCTTGGCCGGCGCGGAAAAGGCGGACATCGCCGCTTACTACAAGAACGGCAGCCGCCTGCTCAAGGCGCTGAAGTACCGCGACACCGACGGCTCATCGCGAATCGTCGCGATCGGCGCCAATCCCAACGGCGAGAAGTTCGACGCCCGGGACGACAAAAGCTATACCTCCATGCACGCCTATGGCTTCGTCGAAGACCACGGCGGCCAGCTGTCGCGCTGGGAGATCAAGGAGTATCACGACATGCTTTGCGCGGTGAAGGTGCTGACCCCGCTGTTCGACGTGATCGATGCGGGCGACGGCCAGCCGTTGACGATGGTGCCTTACTGGATTCCCTGCGACGGTCTCGACGCGACCCGGGTCAAGCTGATCATGATCTACAAGGACCGCAAGTACGCGATCCGCGGGCAGATCCCGAATCAAGAAGAAGACGAGGAGACGCGCGAGCCTGGCGAGAACTTCCGCGAGTTGCCGGCTGCGGTGCGCAAGACGGCGCTGGCTTATTGGGCTAAGGTGATGGCGGCAGCGAAGAAGGACGGCTCGTGA
- a CDS encoding serine hydrolase produces MFLTTPRFAFPIRMLLALSLLMLPLSAMAKPAAVAAEAATPAEQTDRALRAYLTRFRVPGAQVAVVKDGTLVFSRAYGSANLAFDTPATTQTVFTLASITKAFTGVAAMQAVEADKFDLAAPISRYLDGLPEAWRAITVRQLLSHTSGLPDINRAPTVETDAAQAWNWALAQPVLFAPGERFHYCQTNYTLIQRALNRVYGREPDAMLGDAQFAAAGMRRTRYGDSRDVIVGKGPDYQFVRATPGAAGVLEQRFPVSLPFKRASNGLVGTAEDVALWLVALEQGKLLGPQALATMWTPVAFNDGRAGQWGMGWTVLPRGAGHRAVGMTGGARSAFYLYPEDRVAVVILTNLAGAYPEDEIDRIAGYWAPALRPSGVSALRIALDDSGYDRAVRTAREIAKRDPSLQWNELELNDWGYRLLHSGRPRDGLAVMKLVASLFPRSGNAQDSLGEAYAINGESALAVVHYRRSLALDPGNANAAKQIERLQKVGAGAGKH; encoded by the coding sequence GTGTTCCTTACGACCCCGCGCTTTGCCTTCCCTATCCGTATGTTGCTGGCGTTGTCGCTGCTGATGCTGCCCCTCTCAGCCATGGCCAAGCCAGCCGCCGTCGCCGCGGAAGCGGCCACCCCGGCCGAGCAAACCGACCGCGCCCTGCGCGCCTACCTGACCCGCTTCCGCGTCCCAGGCGCCCAAGTCGCGGTAGTCAAAGACGGCACCCTCGTCTTCTCGCGCGCCTACGGCTCGGCCAACCTCGCCTTCGATACGCCAGCGACCACCCAGACCGTCTTCACCCTGGCCTCGATCACTAAGGCCTTCACCGGCGTCGCCGCGATGCAGGCGGTGGAAGCGGACAAGTTCGATCTGGCGGCGCCGATATCGCGCTACCTCGACGGCTTGCCCGAGGCGTGGCGCGCGATCACGGTGCGGCAGTTGCTCAGCCATACCTCAGGCCTGCCGGACATCAACCGCGCGCCCACGGTCGAAACCGACGCGGCGCAAGCGTGGAACTGGGCGCTGGCGCAGCCGGTGTTATTCGCACCGGGCGAGCGCTTCCACTACTGCCAGACCAATTACACGCTGATCCAGCGCGCGCTCAATCGGGTGTACGGACGCGAGCCGGACGCGATGCTGGGCGATGCGCAGTTCGCGGCCGCCGGCATGCGCCGCACGCGTTACGGCGATTCGCGCGACGTGATCGTGGGCAAGGGGCCGGATTATCAGTTCGTGCGCGCCACGCCAGGGGCGGCGGGTGTGCTGGAGCAGCGCTTTCCGGTGTCGTTGCCGTTCAAGCGTGCGTCCAACGGCTTGGTCGGCACGGCCGAGGATGTGGCGCTTTGGTTGGTCGCGCTGGAGCAAGGCAAGCTGCTCGGGCCGCAGGCGCTGGCGACGATGTGGACGCCGGTGGCGTTCAACGATGGGCGCGCGGGGCAGTGGGGCATGGGCTGGACGGTGCTTCCGCGCGGGGCGGGGCATCGCGCGGTCGGCATGACCGGCGGGGCGCGTTCGGCGTTTTATCTGTATCCGGAAGACCGGGTGGCGGTGGTGATTCTAACCAATCTGGCCGGGGCGTATCCGGAGGACGAGATCGACCGGATCGCCGGGTATTGGGCGCCGGCGCTGCGTCCGAGCGGGGTGTCGGCGCTGCGCATCGCGCTCGACGACAGCGGTTACGACCGCGCCGTGCGCACGGCGCGCGAGATCGCGAAGCGCGATCCGTCGTTGCAGTGGAACGAGCTGGAGCTCAACGATTGGGGCTATCGCTTGCTGCACAGCGGACGGCCGCGCGACGGGTTGGCGGTCATGAAGCTGGTCGCGAGCTTGTTCCCGCGCAGCGGCAATGCGCAGGACAGTTTGGGCGAGGCGTATGCGATCAATGGCGAGAGCGCGCTGGCCGTCGTGCATTACCGGCGTTCGTTGGCGTTGGATCCGGGGAATGCGAATGCGGCGAAGCAGATCGAGCGGTTGCAGAAAGTGGGGGCGGGCGCGGGTAAGCATTGA
- a CDS encoding peptidoglycan-binding domain-containing protein gives MPGTRRQERAVLTANEYTQGNIEGLSDHGTRRLIASTVLTESNGGDLAITNTVGYVGRYQAGATWLADAGYVDTAKLQAAMSGYRREWRWAESGGMTRFLEDPSNWKDGLSLEKYKASADLQDQAFKRNSDSAYRTAIRQGVLHAGDSEEHVAGFLKARHIAGYGGAVNVVQNRAAAKDDYGTSSYDYYNDIAINRDGLNQLLVPQDQFKGIPYKLPVEKELKPGDANLSVKALQENLQLVGATDSSGRPLRADGDYGNNTREAVAEFQRQSNLPETGRADVGTLSALQIRAAAIVAAPDFHQAAQRFQPPGYRDDWMQTNAQGLPNYLHSRTPTASAPVRDAMADGVLKIGERGPEVARLQENLIQLGINDRLKDPIKADGVFGPDTQRAVQAFQLWHGTEHVSGIADKQTLAAISTQTGLAIVQRAVDKATDHPTRDFATNTNLGVRPDPASAADSRRVAEHASLPATAATEGPKPATAASPAPASGAPQEPPKLSRDDQAMFDKIRAGAPAHVTDEKIAEATLAAKRNGIADVGKIGAIGLVQDKLWIGGSTPGYHASVVVSEPAPPMQDTLRETQAFNQQQTQKPSQDADQRAHEDPSRGGR, from the coding sequence GCTACGTAGGCCGTTATCAGGCCGGCGCCACCTGGCTGGCCGACGCCGGCTATGTCGATACCGCCAAGCTGCAGGCGGCCATGTCCGGCTACCGCAGAGAATGGAGGTGGGCCGAGTCGGGAGGGATGACCCGTTTCCTGGAGGATCCGAGCAACTGGAAGGATGGCCTCAGTCTCGAGAAGTACAAAGCTTCCGCAGACCTCCAAGACCAAGCCTTCAAGCGCAACAGCGACTCGGCCTATCGCACCGCGATCAGGCAGGGCGTTCTGCACGCAGGCGATTCCGAAGAACACGTCGCCGGCTTTCTCAAGGCGCGGCACATCGCGGGCTACGGCGGCGCGGTGAATGTCGTGCAAAACCGCGCCGCTGCGAAAGACGATTACGGCACCAGCAGCTACGATTACTACAACGACATAGCGATCAATCGCGACGGCCTGAACCAGTTGCTCGTCCCGCAAGACCAGTTCAAAGGCATTCCGTACAAACTGCCGGTAGAAAAAGAGCTCAAACCCGGCGACGCCAATCTTTCGGTCAAAGCTTTGCAGGAAAACTTGCAGTTGGTCGGCGCGACCGATTCCAGCGGCAGGCCTCTGCGAGCGGACGGCGATTACGGAAACAATACCCGGGAAGCCGTGGCGGAGTTCCAGCGACAGAGCAACCTTCCCGAGACCGGAAGGGCCGATGTCGGCACCCTTTCGGCCCTGCAGATTAGAGCGGCGGCGATCGTCGCCGCACCGGACTTTCATCAAGCAGCCCAACGCTTCCAGCCGCCCGGTTACCGCGACGACTGGATGCAGACCAATGCGCAGGGTTTGCCGAACTATCTGCACTCGCGTACGCCAACCGCATCCGCGCCCGTTCGCGACGCGATGGCCGATGGGGTGTTGAAAATCGGCGAACGCGGACCCGAAGTCGCGAGGCTCCAAGAAAACCTGATCCAACTGGGGATCAACGATCGTCTCAAGGACCCGATCAAAGCCGACGGAGTTTTCGGCCCCGACACTCAGCGAGCCGTGCAGGCATTCCAGCTCTGGCACGGCACCGAGCACGTCAGCGGCATCGCGGACAAGCAGACGCTCGCGGCGATCAGCACCCAGACCGGGCTGGCGATCGTTCAACGGGCTGTCGACAAGGCGACCGATCATCCGACTCGCGACTTTGCAACCAATACCAACCTGGGCGTCCGCCCAGACCCGGCGTCGGCGGCCGACAGTCGGCGAGTAGCCGAACATGCCAGCCTGCCTGCCACGGCCGCCACCGAAGGCCCCAAGCCTGCGACCGCAGCATCACCGGCTCCCGCATCCGGCGCACCACAAGAGCCGCCAAAGCTATCGCGGGACGACCAAGCGATGTTCGACAAGATTCGCGCTGGCGCACCTGCTCACGTCACGGACGAAAAGATTGCGGAAGCGACGCTTGCAGCCAAGCGCAACGGCATCGCAGACGTCGGCAAAATCGGCGCGATCGGCTTGGTCCAGGACAAGTTGTGGATCGGAGGCTCTACGCCGGGATACCACGCCAGCGTTGTCGTTTCCGAACCGGCCCCGCCCATGCAAGACACGCTTCGCGAGACTCAGGCATTCAATCAGCAGCAAACGCAGAAACCGTCGCAGGACGCAGATCAGCGCGCCCACGAGGACCCCAGCCGTGGAGGTAGATGA
- a CDS encoding DUF262 domain-containing protein — MSEMYAQYDKQRRKVDVDNLDVTVRELVRMVNSNEIDRAAEYQRKFRWGEDRESRLIESIILGLPVPTIFVATNKDGTWELVDGLQRVSSLVHFVTEMPHDEGYKSVGKVEPLTLCGLEQLDSFNGKTYADLPETIRLQFMKRSLRVTAISDKSDRQVRFDTFQRLNTGGIVLTSQEIRACVYRGPLIDFLEAAAADVQLRTLIKLQSGRQDDGTLEEFVLKMFAYKNYRSNFDGAVTAFLNSYSEQVATNFDALAGARLLRKVVLSLGKVISGPILKKGYSVTPLNLAEGIFVGAAELISSRKSQFKPAKNWLADKDLLKYSTKGTNTRSYLEGRIARSKELLQGAKPKV; from the coding sequence ATGTCTGAAATGTACGCGCAGTATGACAAGCAGCGTCGAAAGGTCGATGTAGATAATTTGGATGTGACTGTTCGAGAATTGGTGAGAATGGTTAATTCAAATGAGATAGATCGTGCGGCTGAATATCAGAGAAAGTTTCGATGGGGCGAGGATCGTGAGTCGAGGCTGATTGAGTCAATTATTCTGGGATTGCCTGTTCCGACTATATTTGTCGCGACGAATAAAGACGGGACGTGGGAGCTTGTGGACGGCTTGCAGCGCGTATCGTCTCTTGTTCATTTCGTTACCGAAATGCCGCACGATGAAGGTTATAAGTCTGTTGGAAAAGTTGAGCCTTTGACTTTGTGCGGATTGGAGCAGTTGGATTCGTTTAATGGCAAGACGTATGCAGATTTGCCGGAGACAATTCGTCTTCAGTTTATGAAGAGGTCGCTTCGAGTTACGGCGATTAGCGATAAATCAGATAGACAGGTTAGGTTTGATACATTTCAAAGGCTCAATACCGGCGGAATAGTCCTGACGTCTCAAGAAATTCGCGCGTGTGTATATCGAGGGCCGCTGATAGATTTTTTAGAGGCGGCGGCCGCAGATGTACAACTGAGAACTCTTATTAAGCTTCAAAGTGGTCGGCAAGATGATGGCACGCTCGAAGAGTTCGTTTTGAAGATGTTTGCCTATAAGAATTATAGATCGAACTTTGATGGCGCAGTTACTGCATTTCTTAATTCCTATAGTGAACAAGTCGCGACGAATTTTGACGCCCTAGCGGGGGCGCGACTCCTTCGCAAAGTGGTTCTGTCTCTGGGTAAGGTAATTTCGGGTCCGATCCTAAAGAAGGGCTACTCGGTGACGCCTCTGAATTTGGCTGAAGGGATATTCGTTGGTGCGGCGGAGTTAATTTCGTCAAGAAAATCTCAGTTTAAGCCTGCAAAGAACTGGTTGGCTGATAAGGATTTGCTGAAGTATTCGACGAAGGGAACTAATACCCGATCTTATCTCGAGGGGCGCATCGCGCGATCCAAGGAGTTGTTGCAGGGTGCGAAACCGAAGGTTTAG
- a CDS encoding DUF2188 domain-containing protein, with the protein MSKKDIQVVPHPDGWAVKREGGERASSVHERKEDALDAGRELARKDEVELVIHGRDGKIQDSDSYGNDPSPPRDEKH; encoded by the coding sequence ATGTCGAAGAAAGACATCCAGGTCGTACCGCACCCCGATGGCTGGGCCGTGAAGCGCGAAGGCGGCGAGCGGGCCAGTTCGGTGCATGAGCGCAAGGAAGACGCGCTGGACGCCGGCCGCGAGCTGGCGCGGAAGGACGAGGTTGAACTCGTCATCCATGGGCGGGACGGGAAGATTCAGGACAGCGATAGCTACGGGAACGATCCGAGTCCGCCTAGGGACGAGAAGCACTAG